In one Sander lucioperca isolate FBNREF2018 chromosome 7, SLUC_FBN_1.2, whole genome shotgun sequence genomic region, the following are encoded:
- the pparab gene encoding peroxisome proliferator-activated receptor alpha b: protein MVDMESHYHPPSPLEDSVLGSPLCADHDFMGGMEELQDISQSIDNDALSSFDVPEYQSSSNGSEGSTVLDALTPASSPSSVVYGMAAGQEEFSSASSSLNLECRVCADRASGYHYGVHACEGCKGFFRRTIRLKLEYDKCERRCKIQKKNRNKCQYCRFQKCLSVGMSHNAIRFGRMPQSEKLKLKAEMVTGDREVEDPQVADQKTLARQIYEAFLKNFNMNKAKARTILTGKTSTPPFVIHDMETLQLAEQTLVAKMVGSAGTLKDREVEVRIFHVCQCTSVETVTELTEFAKSVPGFSSLDLNDQVTLLKYGVYEALFAMLASSMNKDGLLVAYGSGFITREFLKSLRRPVSDMMEPKFQFAMKFNALELDDSDLALFVAAIICCGDRPGLVNVAHIERMQESIVQVLQLHLLANHPDDSFLFPKLLQKLADLRQLVTEHAQLVQEIRKTEDTSLHPLLQEIYRDMY, encoded by the exons ATGGTCGACATGGAGAGCCATTACCATCCCCCTTCGCCCCTGGAGGACTCGGTACTGGGCAGCCCCCTGTGCGCCGATCACGACTTCATGGGCGGCATGGAGGAGCTCCAGGACATCTCCCAGTCCATCGACAACGACGCCCTCAGCTCCTTTGATGTCCCCGAATACCAGTCCTCCAGCAATGGCTCTGAAGGTTCCACTGTTCTAG ATGCCCTGACGCCAGCATCCAGCCCGTCGTCGGTTGTTTACGGGATGGCAGCGGGCCAGGAGGAGTTCTCATCTGCCTCCTCATCGCTCAATCTAGAGTGTCGAGTTTGTGCTGACCGTGCCTCGGGCTATCACTACGGAGTCCACGCATGCGAGGGCTGCAAG GGTTTTTTTAGGCGGACCATCCGTCTGAAGCTGGAGTATGACAAGTGTGAGCGTCGCTGCAAGATCCAAAAAAAGAACCGCAACAAGTGCCAATACTGCCGCTTCCAGAAGTGCCTGTCGGTGGGAATGTCCCACAACG CCATCCGTTTTGGTCGGATGCCCCAGTCAGAGAAGCTAAAGCTGAAGGCGGAGATGGTAACAGGGGACAGGGAGGTGGAAGACCCCCAGGTAGCCGACCAGAAGACGCTGGCCCGGCAGATTTATGAGGCCTTCCTCAAGAACTTCAACATGAACAAGGCCAAGGCTCGAACCATTCTCACCGGCAAGACCAGCACCCCT CCTTTCGTCATCCATGACATGGAGACCCTACAGCTGGCAGAGCAGACACTTGTGGCAAAGATGGTGGGCTCAGCAGGAACGCTAAAGGACAGGGAAGTAGAAGTACGGATTTTCCACGTCTGCCAGTGCACGTCGGTGGAAACCGTCACCGAGCTCACCGAGTTTGCAAAGTCCGTCCCTGGGTTCTCAAGCCTGGACCTTAACGATCAGGTGACTCTTTTGAAATATGGCGTGTACGAGGCCCTCTTTGCCATGCTTGCCTCCAGTATGAACAAGGATGGGCTACTTGTAGCGTATGGCTCTGGCTTCATCACCCGGGAATTCCTCAAGAGCCTGCGGCGGCCAGTCAGTGATATGATGGAGCCAAAGTTCCAGTTTGCAATGAAGTTTAACGCGCTGGAGCTGGATGACAGTGACCTGGCACTGTTTGTTGCTGCTATCATCTGCTGTGGAG ACCGCCCAGGCCTGGTGAATGTGGCACACATTGAGCGAATGCAGGAGAGCATTGTGCAGGTGCTACAGCTCCATCTGCTGGCCAATCACCCCGACGACTCTTTCCTCTTCCCCAAGCTACTGCAGAAACTGGCTGACCTCCGGCAGCTTGTCACTGAGCATGCACAACTGGTGCAGGAGATCAGAAAGACAGAGGACACCTCACTGCACCCACTCCTGCAGGAGATCTACAGAGACATGTACTGA